The following proteins come from a genomic window of Eretmochelys imbricata isolate rEreImb1 chromosome 11, rEreImb1.hap1, whole genome shotgun sequence:
- the LOC144272384 gene encoding intraflagellar transport protein 70B-like produces the protein MAGAAPIPDGEFTAAIYGLIRAGRFAEAVGILGSELQNSCRSRAGLSLLGYCYYQLQDFAAAAECYEQMGALHPELEEYRLYHAQSLYKAGLYAEALRVASPLLDVPAYQGRALRLQAAAHYAQGDLSAAKSLVEQVLASAAESSPGAAEDPSELPDAEVNLGCLLFREGRHEEACSKFAGAMQVLGYCPELSYNMALCCYAAKQYAPALKHISDIIERGIHQHPELSVGMTTEGIDVRSVGNTLLLHRTALVEAFNLKAAIEYQLRNLEAAQEALTDMPPRAEEELDPVTLHNQALMNMDSRPTEGFEKLQFLLQQNPCPPETFGNLLLLYCKHQYYDLAADVLAENAHLTYKLLSPYLYNFLDAMITCQTAPEEAFHKLDELAGTMTEQLRKLTKQVQEARQNRDDEAVKKAVNEYDETLEKYVPVLMAQAKIYWDMENYTMVEKIFRKSVEFCNEHEVWKLNVAHVLFMQENKYKEAIGFYEPIVKKHYDNILQVSAIVLANLCVSYIMTSQNEEAEELMRKIEKEEEQLSYDDPDKKIYHLCIVNLVIGTLYCAKGNYDFGISRVIKSLEPYNKKLGTDTWYYAKRCFLSLLENMSKHMIMLRDSVIQECVHFLEQCELYGRNIPAVIEQPLEEERMHSGKNTVTYEARQLRALIYEVIGWNM, from the coding sequence ATGGCCGGGGCAGCTCCGATCCCGGACGGGGAATTCACGGCGGCCATTTACGGGCTGATCCGGGCCGGACGGTTCGCGGAGGCGGTGGGGATCCTGGGCAGCGAGCTGCAGAATAGTTGCCGTTCCCGGGCCGGCCTCTCGCTGCTCGGCTACTGCTACTACCAGCTGCAGGATTTCGCGGCGGCGGCCGAGTGCTACGAGCAGATGGGGGCGCTGCACCCCGAGCTCGAGGAGTACCGGCTCTACCACGCCCAGTCCCTCTACAAGGCCGGGCTCTACGCCGAGGCCCTGCGGGTCGCCAGCCCCCTGCTCGATGTGCCCGCTTACCAGGGACGCGCCCTTCGCCTGCAGGCTGCTGCCCACTATGCGCAGGGTGACCTCTCCGCAGCCAAGAGCTTGGTGGAGCAGGTGCTGGCCTCTGCTGCAGagagcagccctggagctgctgaagACCCTTCAGAGCTACCAGATGCTGAGGTCAACCTAGGCTGCCTGTTGTTCCGGGAAGGGCGGCATGAGGAGGCCTGCAGCAAATTTGCGGGGGCCATGCAGGTGCTGGGCTACTGCCCCGAGCTGTCATACAACATGGCACTATGCTGCTACGCAGCCAAGCAATACGCACCTGCCCTCAAACACATCTCTGACATCATCGAGCGCGGAATCCACCAGCACCCCGAGCTCAGTGTGGGCATGACCACCGAGGGCATCGACGTCCGCAGTGTGGGCAACACACTGCTCCTGCACCGCACTGCCCTGGTGGAGGCCTTCAATCTCAAAGCTGCCATCGAGTACCAGCTACGCAACTTGGAAGCAGCCCAGGAGGCACTCACAGACATGCCACCAAGGGCCGAGGAAGAGCTGGACCCTGTCACCCTGCACAACCAAGCGTTGATGAACATGGACAGCCGGCCCACTGAAGGGTTTGAGAAACTGCAGTTCCTTCTGCAACAAAACCCCTGCCCACCAGAGACCTTTGGGAACTTGCTGCTGCTGTACTGTAAACATCAATACTATGACCTTGCTGCCGATGTGTTGGCAGAGAATGCCCATCTGACCTACAAGCTGCTCTCACCTTACCTTTACAACTTCCTGGATGCCATGATTACATGTCAAACTGCTCCTGAGGAGGCCTTCCACAAGTTAGATGAGCTGGCAGGGACAATGACTGAGCAGCTGAGAAAGCTCACTAAGCAGGTGCAGGAAGCGAGGCAAAACCGGGATGATGAGGCTGTCAAGAAGGCAGTTAATGAATATGATGAGACTCTGGAGAAATATGTGCCCGTCTTGATGGCCCAGGCCAAGATATATTGGGACATGGAGAATTACACTATGGTGGAGAAGATCTTTcgcaagtcagtggagttctgcaATGAACACGAGGTGTGGAAGCTGAATGTGGCTCATGTGCTCTTCATGCAGGAGAATAAATACAAAGAGGCCATCGGCTTCTATGAGCCCATTGTCAAGAAGCACTATGATAACATCCTTCAAGTCAGTGCCATTGTGCTGGCCAACCTTTGTGTCTCCTACATCATGACCAGTCAGAATGAAGAGGCAGAGGAGCTGATGAGGAAGATTGAAAAAGAAGAAGAGCAGCTCTCCTATGATGACCCTGATAAAAAGATCTACCACCTTTGCATTGTTAACCTAGTGATCGGCACACTGTATTGTGCCAAAGGAAACTATGACTTTGGCATCTCGAGGGTAATTAAAAGTTTGGAGCCTTATAACAAAAAGTTAGGCACAGATACTTGGTATTATGCTAAAAGGTGCTTCCTGTCCTTGTTGGAGAACATGTCCAAGCACATGATCATGCTGCGTGACAGTGTTATTCAAGAGTGTGTGCATTTTCTAGAGCAGTGTGAACTATATGGCAGAAACATCCCCGCTGTTATTGAGCAACCACTTGAAGAAGAGAGGATGCACAGTGGGAAGAACACAGTTACATATGAAGCCAGACAGTTGAGGGCACTAATATATGAGGTCATTGGGTGGAATATGTAA